A region of Peromyscus maniculatus bairdii isolate BWxNUB_F1_BW_parent chromosome 7, HU_Pman_BW_mat_3.1, whole genome shotgun sequence DNA encodes the following proteins:
- the Hyal3 gene encoding hyaluronidase-3, with amino-acid sequence MQLGLTLMVGVALCFGCGQSFLKAPERPFSVLWNVPSARCTVQFGVHLPLSALSIIANHGQHFHGQNITIFYKNQFGLYPYFGSRGTAHNGGIPQAVSLDRHLAQAAHQILHSLGSSFAGLAVLDWEEWYPLWAGNWSPHRQVYWEASWAWAQRMYPDLDPREQFHKAHTGFEQAARALMEYTLQLGQALRPHGLWGFYRYPACGNGWHATASNYTGHCRATTVSRNNRLRWLWAASSAVFPSIYLPPRLPPAYHQAFVRHRLQEAFRVALAGHAHPLPVLAYVRLTHQNSGRFLSLDDLVRTVGMSAALGAAGVVLWGDLSFSNSEEECWHLHDYLVGTLGPYVINVTKAAMACSHQRCHGHGRCARRDPGQKDAFLHMKPDGSLGSWKSFRCRCYLGWAGPTCHEPKLESKEAT; translated from the exons ATGCAGCTAGGCCTGACCCTGATGGTGGGGGTAGCCCTGTGCTTTGGGTGTGGCCAGTCTTTCCTGAAGGCTCCTGAGCGTCCCTTTTCTGTGCTGTGGAATGTACCCTCAGCAAGATGTACGGTTCAGTTTGGTGTGCACCTGCCACTCAGTGCCCTCAGCATCATAGCCAACCATGGCCAGCATTTTCATGGCCAAAATATCACCATCTTCTATAAGAACCAGTTTGGTCTTTATCCCTATTTTGGATCTAGAGGCACAGCCCACAATGGGGGCATCCCCCAGGCTGTGTCATTAGACCGCCACTTGGCACAAGCTGCCCACCAGATCCTCCACAGCCTAGGGTCTAGCTTTGCTGGCTTGGCAGTGCTGGACTGGGAAGAGTGGTATCCACTCTGGGCTGGGAACTGGAGCCCCCACCGCCAAGTCTACTGGGAAGCCTCCTGGGCTTGGGCACAGCGGATGTACCCTGACTTGGATCCTCGGGAACAGTTCCACAAAGCCCACACTGGCTTTGAGCAGGCTGCCCGTGCTCTGATGGAATACACACTGCAGCTGGGCCAGGCACTTCGCCCGCATGGGCTCTGGGGCTTTTACCGGTACCCAGCCTGTGGCAATGGCTGGCACGCTACGGCTTCCAACTATACAGGCCACTGCCGTGCAACCACCGTTAGCCGAAACAACCGGCTGCGCTGGCTCTGGGCCGCCTCCAGTGCCGTCTTTCCTAGCATCTACCTGCCACCCAGACTGCCACCCGCCTACCATCAGGCCTTCGTCCGGCACCGCCTGCAGGAGGCCTTCCGTGTGGCCCTTGCGGGGCATGCACATCCTTTACCTGTTCTGGCCTATGTTCGCCTCACACACCAGAACTCTGGGAGATTCTTGTCTCTG GATGACCTGGTGAGGACTGTCGGTATGAGCGCAGCCCTGGGCGCAGCAGGTGTGGTGCTCTGGGGAGACCTGAGCTTCTCCAACTCTGAG GAGGAGTGCTGGCATCTCCATGACTACCTAGTGGGCACTTTAGGCCCCTATGTGATCAATGTGACAAAGGCTGCCATGGCCTGCAGTCACCAACGATGCCATGGCCATGGCCGCTGTGCCCGGAGAGACCCAGGACAAAAGGATGCGTTTCTGCACATGAAGCCAGATGGTAGTCTTGGAAGTTGGAAGTCCTTCAGATGCCGTTGTTACTTGGGTTGGGCTGGCCCTACCTGCCATGAGCCTAAACTTGAGTCTAAGGAAGCAACATAA
- the Ifrd2 gene encoding interferon-related developmental regulator 2, with translation MPRARKGNALRKGGQRRGGGTRSSAQADSGSSEDEAASEARSTTSECPSLLSTTAEDCLGGEAVEEQSQQGDLEEKLKDAVDCLTDKSAKTRQGALESLRLALASHLLPDFLLERSLTLSDALEKCLKKGKGEEQALAASVLGLLCVQLGPGPKGEELFHSLQPLLISVLSDSTASPAARLHCASALGLGCYVAATDVQDLVSCLACLESIFSWSCGPSGSTAALVPASLHGLLCAALQAWALLLTICPSTHINHILDRQLPRLPQLLSSESVNLRIAAGEAIALLFELARDLEEDFVYEDMEALCGSLRTLATDSNKYRAKIDRRRQRSIFRAVLHFVEGGECEEETIRFGLEVLCIDSWARHRIYTAFKDVLGSGMHYHLQNNGLLRDIFGLGPVLVLDAAALKACKISRFEKHLYNAAAFKARTKARSRARDKRADVL, from the exons ATGCCTCGTGCTCGTAAGGGCAATGCGCTCCGCAAGGGCGGTCAGCGCCGTGGAGGAG GTACCAGGAGCAGTGCCCAGGCCGACTCAGGTTCCAGTGAGGATGAAGCAGCCAGTGAGGCCCGGAGCACCACCAGTGAATGTCCCAGCCTGCTCAGTACCACTGCCGAGGACTGCCTGG GTGGGGAAGCTGTGGAGGAGCAGAGCCAGCAGGGAGACCTGGAGGAAAAGCTGAAGGACGCCGTGGACTGCCTCACTGACAAGAG tgccaaGACCCGGCAGGGAGCTCTGGAGAGCCTGCGCCTGGCCCTGGCCTCCCACCTGCTTCCTGACTTCTTGCTGGAACGCAGCCTCACACTGTCGGATGCCCTGGAAAAGTGCCTTAAGAAAG GGAAGGGTGAAGAACAGGCCTTGGCTGCCTCAGTGCTAGGCCTGCTCTGTGTGCAGTTGGGCCCTGGACCCAAGGGCGAGGAGCTGTTCCATAGCCTGCAGCCCCTGCTCATCTCGGTGCTCAGTGACAGTACGGCCAGCCCCGCTGCCCGGCTCCAT TGTGCTTCTGCTCTCGGCTTGGGCTGCTATGTGGCTGCCACCGACGTCCAG GACCTGGTCTCTTGCTTGGCCTGCCTGGAAAGTATTTTCAGCTGGTCCTGTGGCCCCAGTGGCTCCACTGCGGCTCTGGTCCCTGCCAGCCTCCATGGCCTGCTCTGTGCTGCCCTGCAGGCCTGGGCATTGCTGCTCACCATCTGTCCTAGTACCCACATCAACCACATCCTTGACAG GCAGCTGCCCCGGCTGCCGCAGCTCCTGTCCAGTGAGAGTGTGAACCTGCGGATTGCTGCTGGGGAAGCCATCGCCCTGCTCTTTGAGCTGGCCCGGGACCTTGAG GAGGACTTTGTTTATGAGGACATGGAAGCTCTCTGTGGTTCCCTGCGGACTCTAGCCACTGACAGCAATAAGTACCGTGCCAAGATTGACCGTCGACGCCAGCGCTCCATTTTCCGAGCTGTGCTGCACTttgttgag GGTGGTGAATGTGAGGAGGAAACGATCCGCTTTGGACTGGAAGTGCTCTGCATAGACAGCTGGGCTCGCCACCGCATCTACACAGCCTTCAAGGATGTGCTGGGCTCTGGCATGCACTATCACCTCCAG AACAACGGGCTTCTCCGGGACATCTTTGGCCTGGGTCCTGTGCTGGTGCTGGATGCCGCCGCCCTGAAGGCCTGCAAGATTTCACGTTTTGAAAAG caCCTGTACAATGCTGCAGCCTTCAAAGCCCGGACCAAGGCCCGGAGTCGTGCGAGGGACAAGCGGGCGGATGTCTTGTGA
- the Lsmem2 gene encoding leucine-rich single-pass membrane protein 2 — translation MPEETQEDTVLPTQNQRSRGTLAPNHVQEVRLHRVESISDLHSGGSLQPYLAEEAQTWEELLGVLPSSLCTQAGCSPTCGRGGFPLLLALLVFTCLALAILAVYLSVLQSESLRVLAHTLRTQEETLLKLRLASLSQLRRLNSSEARAPS, via the exons ATGCCTGAGGAGACCCAGGAAG ACACTGTGTTGCCAACGCAGAACCAGAGGAGCAGGGGAACACTGGCCCCTAACCACGTGCAGGAGGTGCGTCTGCATAGAGTGGAGTCCATCAGTGACCTACACAGTGGAG GTTCACTACAACCCTACCTGGCTGAAGAGGCACAGACGTGGGAGGAGCTTCTGGGTGTTCTACCATCATCTCTGTGCACTCAAGCTGGTTGCAGCCCCACGTGTGGCCGTGGGGGCTTCCCACTGCTGTTGGCACTGCTGGTATTCACCTGCCTGGCACTAGCCATCCTGGCTGTCTACCTAAGTG TGCTGCAGAGTGAATCCCTGAGGGTCCTGGCACACACCCTTCGCACTCAAGAGGAGACTCTGCTCAAACTGCGCCTGGCTAGCCTGAGCCAGCTCAGGAGGCTCAACTCCAGCGAAGCTCGGGCTCCCAGCTGA
- the Sema3b gene encoding semaphorin-3B encodes MGRAEAAAMIPGLALLWAAGLGDAAPNLPRLRLSFQELQARHGVRTFRLERTCCYEALLVDEERGRLFVGAENHVASLSLDNISKRAKKLAWPAPVEWREECNWAGKDIGTECMNFVKLVHVYNHTHLLACGTGAFHPTCAFVEVGHRLEEPMLRLDPKKLEDGKGKSPYDPRHRAASVLVGEELYSGVAADLMGRDFTIFRSLGQNPSLRTEPHDSRWLNEPKFVKVFWIPESENPDDDKIYFFFRESAVEAAPAMGRMTVSRVGQICRNDLGGQRSLVNKWTTFLKARLVCSVPGVEGDTHFDQLQDVFLLSSRDRQTPLLYAVFSTSSGIFQGSAVCVYSMNDVRRVFLGPFAHKEGPTHQWVSYQGRVPYPRPGMCPSKTFGTFSSTKDFPDDVIQFARNHPLMYNSVLPIGGRPLFLQVGAGYTFTQIAADRVAAADGHYDVLFIGTDVGTVLKVISVPKGSRPHSEGLLLEELQVFEDSASITSMQISSKRHQLYVASPSGVAQIALHRCTALGRACAECCLARDPYCAWDGSACTRFQPTAKRRFRRQDVRNGDPSTLCSGDSSHPALLERKVLGVESGSAFLECEPRSLQARVEWTFHRAGEVAHTQVLAEERVERTARGLLLRGLRRQDSGVYLCVAVEQGFSQPLRRLVLHVLSAVQAERLARAEEAAAPAPPGPKLWYRDFLQLVEPGGGGGANSLRMCRPQPGPHPVAAESRRKGRNRRMHASELRAERGPRSAAHW; translated from the exons ATGGGGCGGGCTGAGGCCGCCGCCATGATCCCAGGCCTGGCCCTTCTCTGGGCAGCGGGGCTGGGGGATGCTGCCCCTAACCTTCCACGCCTTCGGCTCTCCTTTCAAG AGTTACAGGCCCGCCATGGTGTCCGAACTTTCAGGCTGGAGCGGACCTGCTGTTATGAAGCCTTGCTGGTGGATGAGGAGCGTGGACGCCtgtttgtgggtgctgagaaccatgTGGCTTCCCTCAGCCTGGATAACATCAGCAAGCGAGCCAAGAAG CTGGCCTGGCCGGCCCCCGTGGAATGGCGAGAAGAGTGTAACTGGGCAGGGAAGGACATTGGT ACGGAGTGCATGAACTTCGTGAAGCTGGTACACGTCTATAACCACACACACTTGCTGGCCTGTGGCACAGGGGCCTTCCACCCAACCTGTGCATTTGTGGAGGTGGGCCACCGCCTGGAG gaACCCATGCTCAGACTGGACCCGAAGAAGCTTGAGGATGGCAAGGGAAAGAGTCCTTACGACCCGAGGCATCGGGCTGCCTCCGTGCTGGTGG GGGAAGAACTGTACTCAGGGGTGGCAGCAGACCTCATGGGCCGAGACTTTACCATCTTTCGCAGCCTGGGCCAGAATCCTAGTCTCCGAACAGAACCCCATGATTCCCGCTGGCTCAACG AACCCAAGTTTGTCAAGGTCTTTTGGATCCCAGAGAGCGAGAACCCCGACGACGAtaaaatctatttcttcttccgTGAGTCCGCAGTGGAGGCCGCACCCGCAATGGGGCGCATGACTGTGTCCCGGGTTGGCCAGATCTGCAGG AATGACCTGGGTGGCCAGCGCAGCTTGGTCAACAAGTGGACCACATTTCTGAAGGCGCGCCTTGTATGCTCAGTACCTGGAGTCGAGGGTGACACCCATTTTGACCAACTTC AGGACgtgtttcttctgtcttcccGGGACCGCCAAACGCCGCTTCTCTATGCGGTCTTCTCCACCTCCAG TGGCATCTTCCAGGGCTCTGCCGTGTGCGTGTACAGCATGAATGATGTGCGCCGAGTCTTCTTGGGACCCTTCGCTCACAAGGAGGGGCCTACGCATCAGTGGGTGTCCTACCAGGGTCGCGTCCCCTACCCACGGCCCGGCATG TGCCCCAGCAAGACCTTCGGCACCTTCAGTTCCACCAAGGACTTCCCAGATGATGTTATTCAGTTTGCTCGGAACCACCCTCTCATGTACAACTCCGTCCTGCCCATCGGGGGGCGCCCTCTCTTCCTCCAAGTGGGAGCTGGGTACACCTTCACCCAAATCGCGGCAGACCGTGTAGCAGCTGCTGACGGACACTACGACGTTCTCTTCATTGGTACAG ATGTGGGCACAGTGCTGAAAGTGATCTCAGTCCCCAAGGGCAGCCGACCTCACTCTGAGGGACTTCTCCTAGAAGAGCTGCAGGTGTTCGAG GACTCTGCCTCCATCACCAGCATGCAGATCTCCTCTAAAAGG CACCAGCTCTACGTAGCCTCACCGAGCGGCGTGGCCCAGATTGCCTTGCATCGCTGCACGGCCCTAGGCCGCGCTTGCGCAGAATGCTGCCTGGCCCGAGATCCTTACTGTGCTTGGGATGGATCAGCCTGCACACGCTTCCAGCCTACTGCCAAGAG GCGGTTCCGGAGGCAAGACGTACGGAATGGTGACCCCAGCACCCTGTGCTCTGGGG ACTCCTCTCACCCTGCGCTGTTGGAGCGGAAGGTCTTAGGTGTGGAGAGCGGCAGCGCCTTTCTGGAGTGTGAGCCACGCTCGCTGCAAGCCCGTGTGGAGTGGACCTTCCATCGCGCAGGGGAGGTGGCGCACACCCAG GTGCTGGCGGAGGAGCGAGTTGAGCGTACGGCGCGGGGGCTGCTGCTGCGTGGGCTGCGGCGCCAGGACTCGGGCGTGTATCTGTGCGTCGCGGTTGAGCAAGGCTTTTCGCAGCCACTGCGGCGCCTGGTGCTGCACGTGCTGAGTGCGGTCCAGGCCGAACGCCTGGCCCGGGCCGAGGAGGCAGCAGCCCCTGCACCACCGGGCCCTAAACTCTGGTACCGGGACTTTCTGCAGCTGGTGGAGCCAGGCGGCGGTGGAGGGGCAAACTCCCTGCGAATGTGCCGCCCGCAGCCCGGGCCCCACCCTGTGGCCGCAGAATCCCGCCGGAAAGGTCGCAACAGGCGAATGCATGCCTCTGAGCTGCGTGCTGAGCGTGGGCCACGTAGCGCAGCACACTGGTGA